A genomic segment from Methanoplanus limicola DSM 2279 encodes:
- a CDS encoding class I SAM-dependent methyltransferase, producing the protein MYPARIPEITEDLFSAEEAAEYRTLQESLLKRGLIPLKGVTEAGINHGTVLEVGPGPGYLGLEWLGSREVRPDSELVAIDINRNMIAIARAASDNYREEGRYSLIQGDAEKMPFCRNTFDGAFSAYSLHEWKDPVNVISGIDRILKKSSSAIIIDLKRNILPKFIQKEKSMMRNQSRKNFESSVRAAYTGHEIDGIMSKAGIHYYHICEDSFNLKISWKKD; encoded by the coding sequence ATGTATCCTGCAAGAATTCCGGAGATAACTGAAGATCTCTTTTCAGCAGAAGAAGCAGCGGAATACAGAACTCTGCAGGAATCTCTTCTGAAGCGCGGTCTGATCCCCCTCAAAGGAGTAACAGAAGCGGGGATAAATCACGGAACTGTCCTGGAGGTCGGCCCTGGACCGGGTTATCTTGGCCTTGAATGGCTGGGAAGCAGAGAAGTCAGACCTGATTCAGAACTGGTTGCAATTGATATAAACCGGAATATGATCGCCATTGCACGGGCCGCTTCTGACAATTACAGAGAGGAAGGTAGATATTCACTAATACAAGGGGATGCAGAGAAGATGCCTTTCTGCCGGAATACTTTTGACGGTGCTTTCTCTGCCTACTCACTTCATGAATGGAAAGACCCTGTGAATGTGATATCCGGCATTGACAGAATACTTAAAAAATCCTCTTCTGCCATAATTATTGATTTAAAAAGAAATATATTGCCAAAATTCATTCAGAAAGAAAAGAGTATGATGAGAAACCAGTCCCGCAAAAATTTTGAGTCATCAGTCAGAGCAGCATATACAGGCCATGAAATTGATGGGATCATGAGTAAAGCAGGCATCCATTATTATCATATCTGTGAAGACTCCTTTAATCTGAAAATATCCTGGAAAAAAGATTAG
- a CDS encoding redox-regulated ATPase YchF translates to MINLAIAGKPNCGKSTFYSAATMAPAEIANYPFTTIDANKGVAYVRIDCPCRELGIEGCKACINGVRFIQIGLIDVAGLVPDAHKGKGLGNKFLDNLREADAILHIIDASGGTDEEGNPVDPGSHDPLNDIGFIEHEMTMWVYGLLEKNWQRLQRSSQARTFSITNAVAEQLAGLSVTEEDVVRAENDSGVNLKNCTDDELVKFCESLVSASKPFLVIANKSDCASDEVIAKLKDEEKISIASAAGELAIRKATEAGFTSYVPGDSDFTILNPEKLSKAQNAGLEAIRGFMKKAGGTGVQQTINSAVFDLLDRIVVFPVEDESKYCDGQDRILPDAFLMKKGSNPHDLAYMVHTDIGDGFLYAVDAKTKMRIKETHELKDGDIIKIVSTKK, encoded by the coding sequence ATGATAAATCTGGCTATTGCAGGGAAACCGAACTGCGGCAAATCAACTTTTTATTCAGCCGCAACGATGGCTCCGGCAGAGATTGCAAATTATCCGTTTACAACAATTGATGCCAACAAGGGTGTCGCGTATGTAAGAATAGACTGCCCGTGCAGAGAGCTTGGAATTGAAGGCTGCAAAGCATGCATTAACGGGGTCAGATTTATACAGATCGGCCTTATTGACGTTGCAGGCCTTGTTCCTGATGCACATAAGGGCAAAGGACTTGGGAATAAGTTTCTTGACAACCTCAGAGAAGCGGATGCAATCCTCCATATAATCGATGCAAGCGGAGGGACAGATGAAGAGGGAAATCCGGTTGACCCGGGCAGCCATGATCCCTTAAACGACATCGGCTTTATTGAGCATGAGATGACGATGTGGGTTTATGGTCTTTTGGAGAAGAACTGGCAGAGGCTTCAGAGATCATCACAGGCAAGGACATTTTCAATAACTAATGCAGTCGCCGAGCAGCTTGCAGGCCTTTCAGTTACTGAAGAGGATGTAGTACGCGCAGAGAACGACTCAGGAGTTAACCTGAAGAACTGCACAGATGATGAACTTGTAAAATTCTGTGAATCTCTGGTATCTGCATCAAAACCCTTCCTTGTCATTGCAAACAAGTCAGACTGTGCATCCGATGAAGTTATCGCGAAATTAAAAGATGAGGAGAAGATATCAATAGCAAGCGCGGCAGGGGAACTTGCAATAAGGAAGGCTACTGAAGCAGGGTTTACCAGTTATGTGCCGGGAGATTCTGATTTTACAATATTAAATCCGGAAAAACTGAGCAAAGCGCAGAACGCAGGCCTTGAGGCCATAAGAGGTTTCATGAAAAAGGCAGGCGGCACAGGTGTCCAGCAGACGATCAACAGTGCCGTATTTGATCTTTTAGACAGAATTGTGGTATTTCCGGTTGAGGACGAGAGCAAGTACTGTGACGGCCAGGACAGAATTCTTCCGGACGCATTTCTGATGAAGAAAGGGAGCAATCCTCATGACCTCGCATATATGGTCCATACTGATATCGGTGACGGATTTCTGTATGCAGTAGATGCAAAGACAAAGATGCGCATCAAAGAGACTCATGAGCTTAAGGACGGCGATATAATAAAAATTGTATCAACAAAGAAATAA
- a CDS encoding DUF7847 domain-containing protein: MGFESLHEGLKLLRYPVIWIAGIVSAIFAFMTMWFSMTETLSFYGDKVLMMWLVAMPFFIAATYGSIKSGNYSPAAYFREGLRYYFRVLLPAVFISFAAFLFIFIVMIPGSLAGSSGQMLSVISGFIFFIPCLILVFFFDTAAVFSDLKVFESIKKSITGVMLKPFNVAGFFLVLILLSLVLVFGLAIVWSGLLADELMPLTEMSAEEMSEYSADPEMLFSMLGDTGIMVTSLIYSVGSMLIISVMLPFKAVFYRKYLEGAEIPLVISPDSPDIAAEEGIAGQGEYDEKGRWYKYS; the protein is encoded by the coding sequence ATGGGATTTGAATCTCTGCATGAAGGATTAAAACTCCTCAGGTACCCTGTTATCTGGATTGCCGGAATAGTTTCTGCGATATTTGCTTTTATGACGATGTGGTTCTCAATGACAGAAACGCTCTCGTTTTATGGCGATAAGGTGCTCATGATGTGGCTTGTGGCAATGCCATTTTTTATAGCTGCAACCTATGGATCGATAAAATCCGGAAATTATTCTCCTGCGGCTTACTTCAGGGAAGGGCTGAGATATTATTTCAGGGTACTACTGCCGGCAGTCTTCATATCATTCGCTGCATTTCTCTTCATCTTCATAGTGATGATTCCCGGGAGTCTTGCAGGATCTTCAGGTCAGATGCTCTCTGTAATATCCGGATTTATATTCTTCATCCCATGCCTTATTCTGGTATTCTTTTTTGATACAGCAGCAGTATTTTCAGATCTTAAGGTATTTGAGTCTATTAAGAAGAGCATCACCGGAGTGATGCTAAAACCCTTCAATGTCGCGGGTTTTTTTCTTGTTCTTATTCTGCTCTCTCTTGTTCTGGTATTCGGACTTGCAATTGTCTGGTCAGGTCTTCTTGCAGATGAGCTTATGCCGCTGACAGAGATGTCAGCCGAAGAGATGAGTGAATATTCGGCAGACCCTGAAATGTTATTCTCAATGCTTGGAGATACGGGTATTATGGTCACTTCCTTAATTTACTCTGTCGGTTCAATGCTGATAATTTCAGTGATGCTGCCTTTTAAAGCGGTATTTTACAGGAAATATCTTGAAGGTGCAGAGATTCCGCTTGTCATTTCACCTGATTCCCCTGACATTGCGGCAGAAGAAGGTATTGCCGGACAGGGAGAATATGATGAGAAGGGAAGATGGTATAAGTACTCCTGA
- the larB gene encoding nickel pincer cofactor biosynthesis protein LarB gives MNSNNTLRGILKEFEAGRISADAAEELIDGLRIEKIGNIANIDLGRSVRCGMPEVILAEGKRTEHLTEIVEKILPVSGRCLITRVSRDQADVLINISESLAFFSSYNETASTVFISREPDIEKSGGRVGIITAGTSDLRVAEEAKVIAEVMGCEVKTAYDVGAAGIHRLFPAIKEMLDVDAYVVCAGREGTLPTVIAGLVDRPVIGVPVSVGYGYMGQGQAALAGMLQSCAVLTVVNIDAGFTAGAFAARIANMAGENRG, from the coding sequence ATGAATTCGAATAATACTTTAAGAGGAATTTTAAAGGAATTTGAGGCTGGCAGGATCTCAGCTGATGCCGCTGAGGAACTGATTGACGGCCTGAGAATAGAAAAGATAGGTAATATTGCCAATATAGATCTCGGAAGGTCTGTCAGGTGCGGTATGCCCGAGGTAATTCTGGCTGAAGGTAAAAGGACAGAACACCTCACTGAGATTGTGGAGAAGATACTTCCTGTATCCGGAAGATGTCTAATCACAAGAGTCAGCAGAGATCAGGCAGATGTTCTTATTAATATTTCAGAATCTCTTGCTTTTTTCTCTTCATATAATGAAACCGCATCCACCGTTTTCATATCCAGAGAACCTGACATCGAAAAGTCGGGCGGGCGGGTTGGAATCATCACTGCCGGAACTTCAGATCTAAGGGTTGCAGAGGAGGCAAAGGTTATTGCCGAAGTTATGGGGTGTGAGGTTAAGACCGCATATGACGTAGGCGCCGCCGGTATCCACCGTCTTTTTCCGGCGATAAAAGAGATGCTTGATGTTGATGCCTATGTCGTCTGTGCAGGGCGTGAGGGCACACTTCCGACTGTAATCGCCGGACTTGTTGACAGACCTGTTATAGGGGTGCCTGTAAGTGTCGGGTACGGTTATATGGGTCAGGGGCAGGCCGCACTTGCCGGTATGCTTCAGTCATGCGCTGTTTTGACAGTGGTGAATATTGATGCAGGATTTACCGCCGGGGCATTCGCCGCAAGGATTGCAAATATGGCTGGTGAGAATCGTGGTTAA
- a CDS encoding pyruvate kinase alpha/beta domain-containing protein, with amino-acid sequence MSYTAKTTYYFDEPGPSNTKDCASFAVERAEELGIKTIIVASTKGGSAEIFSDAVKGTDISLIVVTHVVGFSAPGVWEFPKNFADKLESEGVRVIKGTHVLSGLERAISGRAKLGGSSRSEAIAEALRRTVAVGLKVAVECTLIAADQGEIPVTDEVIAVGGTATGADTVCVIRPSHTSGYFDLQVREIVAMPRNR; translated from the coding sequence ATGAGTTATACTGCAAAAACCACATACTATTTCGATGAACCCGGCCCGTCTAATACAAAAGACTGTGCTTCTTTTGCAGTGGAGCGTGCAGAGGAACTTGGAATAAAGACAATTATTGTCGCAAGCACAAAAGGCGGCAGTGCAGAGATATTTTCTGATGCAGTAAAGGGTACAGATATCTCCCTTATTGTTGTTACGCATGTTGTTGGCTTTTCTGCTCCCGGAGTCTGGGAATTCCCGAAAAACTTCGCAGATAAACTTGAAAGTGAAGGTGTGCGTGTAATCAAAGGCACTCATGTCCTGTCAGGACTTGAAAGAGCAATCTCGGGCAGAGCAAAACTTGGCGGTTCTTCAAGATCAGAAGCCATAGCAGAAGCACTCAGAAGGACGGTCGCTGTCGGTCTTAAAGTTGCTGTAGAATGCACACTCATCGCCGCAGATCAGGGTGAAATTCCGGTTACTGACGAAGTAATTGCAGTTGGAGGAACAGCCACAGGTGCGGATACGGTGTGCGTAATCAGACCCTCGCATACTTCCGGATATTTCGATCTTCAGGTCCGTGAGATCGTAGCAATGCCGAGGAATCGCTGA
- a CDS encoding nicotinamide-nucleotide adenylyltransferase yields the protein MVKRGFYIGRFQPYHNGHQSVLEAISDEVDEIIIGVGSAQMSHFVNNPFTAGERIMMITRSLDKLKCPFYVIPIEDVQRNALWAAHVKSMSPPFDVVFSSNPLVVELFREEGTLVVSPEMYERGTHSGTEIRRRMLMDENWQELVPSVVVDIIEEIGGVRRLSQISKKD from the coding sequence GTGGTTAAGAGAGGGTTTTATATCGGGCGTTTTCAGCCGTACCATAACGGGCATCAGTCTGTACTTGAGGCCATCTCAGATGAAGTCGATGAGATTATAATCGGGGTAGGCAGTGCCCAGATGAGCCATTTTGTCAATAATCCCTTTACTGCCGGTGAGAGGATTATGATGATCACAAGGTCGCTTGACAAGCTGAAATGCCCGTTTTATGTAATTCCGATAGAGGATGTCCAGAGAAATGCCTTATGGGCTGCGCACGTAAAGTCCATGTCACCCCCGTTTGATGTCGTATTTTCAAGTAATCCTTTGGTTGTTGAACTCTTCAGGGAAGAGGGTACACTGGTAGTCTCTCCTGAAATGTATGAGAGGGGGACGCATAGCGGTACCGAGATCAGGCGCAGGATGCTCATGGATGAGAACTGGCAGGAGCTTGTACCGTCAGTTGTTGTTGATATTATTGAAGAAATAGGCGGCGTCCGTCGCCTGAGTCAGATCTCAAAGAAAGACTAA